In the genome of Synchiropus splendidus isolate RoL2022-P1 chromosome 13, RoL_Sspl_1.0, whole genome shotgun sequence, the window actcccccctccccccactgGGGAACAGGACACAATTAGCGCTAATTACTCTGATTATCACTCAGCATTGGTTAGCAACAAGCCAttaaatgaggaaaaacacaattaaGACCTATCATCATTTCCATCAAACAGATGTGAGCGGTTATATGGGTCTATTTTCCCGGTAATGTCTCGAACCTCGCCCTCCTCCCTCACCACAGACGCTGCCAGAAAGGGAGCGGTCACATGACGCCACTTGTCCAACAGTTCAGTTTGTATTAAGACTTAACTTGTTTTTTCAACctgcagtcatttaaaaaaaaaaaaaaaaatcaaacattgaCCTGAATATTTTGAAACCTGAAAAGTTAGCTTTTAATTCAACGCTTcatattttgttaaaaatgacaaaaaagagtggggggaggaaaaaaaactgtacatctGCACCTTTTGACTAAAAAGGAACCTGACGAACCGTTGGGCTCCCTTCTCTCTCGGCCCACGTGGTACCAGACCAGTAGTCCAGATGGGGAACTACAATGTCCACAGGACAACAACACTGACATGTGCAATATGCACACAGCTGCAGAGAAAATAATCTATAgaattccattaaaaaaaaaaaaaaaacactgaaggaaagaaaactcctggtggtttggtttggttgttGGGTCCAACATGGATTCTCTCTGGTGGGCATCTTGTCCAGAACGGTGCAAGTGAAAGGGGCAGTCTGAGTGGCGGGCCATGGCGTCAGGTGGGACTACAGCAGTGTGGTGGACAGGCAGGGACACCAAGTCATTTTGGCTATGTACACATTCGTAGTCGGTCCATGGCTCCCCAAAACAAGTGTTATTTCCTCAGATCTAATACACAAACctggagagagaaacagagagaacaACATTAGGGCTGCTCCACTGCTGAGGTTCCAAACATTCGGGCAAAATACGCCCATGTTATTACAAGCAAAACGGCCGATCATGCCAACTGAAACTGCAGCCAGAACAAGCCATCGCTTCAACCCTAAATGAGATACGATCTAGAGCCACAACGATGACGTGCGGAAGTCAACGGCGTGGCGGTCTGATTGTTGGAGGCAGTGAGCCACACTAAAGTCAACACTTTCATCTTCCTCCGAATCAAACTGTCATGACAAATGATGAACTCAGCCCAGTGATTTCCAGCAGGTCCACACTCTGGAAGTCAGCCAGGCGAAACCTCCATGACAAAGCAACCATCCACCACCGTGAATCTAACAGTAGTCAGGAACGAGAAAGCAGAAAATCTACTCAGACTGAACTTGAGCCTAACAGGGTGATGAGGCTAGGGAGAAAAAAACCCACATGAAAACCGATAACACTGAAGGAGAGGAAAACAAGGCACATTGTGATGCACATATCATTATAACGACTGAATCACAATGGGAAATGAGGCAGAGAAAAACAGGTGTTGCTCAGCTCCTTGGTTTCAGTGTGTACCGGCAGGATTGAAGTTGTTTCAAGCCTTCTCCTGTTCGCAGACGCACTAAACAATGAAACCAGATCTGTTGACATGCAACTCGAAACCTGATCTTCCACTCACACTTCGCACAATGCCCCCATCACGTGGAAATAAATAGAACTGCAGCTGTTTTATCAACACGTTTGAATTGATATGTTTCACCTGAAATGAGGAGCAATGGAAAGCACCAgtgctgtgagtgagtgaacctGAGCGACTTCCACAAGCGAACATCCATCTGGGATTCGTTACATAATCCAGCAGAAGTTATTGGATTACTCAATTCTGCGGAACAATAGTTGTACTGCTCATGTGTCGCTGTTGTCACAACAGCGTGCAGCAGGTCAAGCAGTGAACAATCCTGGCAGCCCAAAGCTTCCAGTCCAGTGAGGTCATGGGCCGTGTGACGGTGAAACGCGTGACACTTACCGAGCCGTCTGATGCGCTGGCTCCTACTTTGTCTCCCGTTGCGTTCCAGCAGACCTCAAAGATTCCTCCTGTGCCCCGGTAACTGTGGACTAAAGCTCCCGTCTGgtgggaagagagggaggaggacatCAGACTCTGTCACACCTGGGGTTTAGTTTCAGAGTCCAGACGTCACACCTGAGTGTTCCAGATGTGGACGCACTTGTCGAAAGAGCCGCTGGCAAGGTGCCTCCCGTCGGGACTGAAGGCCACACTGTAAACGGGTTCTTGGTGGCGGGTCAGTGTGTGGATACACACTCCCCTCTCCACGTCCCACAGACGCACTGTTGAGTCAAAGGACGCGCTGTGAAGAAGGCACAAAAGCAGACAGAAGATGAGCTCAATGTTAACCATTAAAGCTTTGTTTCAGTGGACAAGCTCATGGATGAATCCGACCTCAGGTGATGAATGATCAGGAGAAGCCAGCCCTTACTCAACCATCGAGCCTCAACTTTAATCTTGAATCTAAGGCAAGAGACTGAACGCGATAACAACACTCCCGGGTACAAGAATCAGCCGAGCGTGCATCAACTTTGATGGTCTGAGGAGCGGAAAGACCACGCTGCGGAGGTTTATCTAAGAAATGTCCTTCAAGTTCAGCCCCAGTGACCACAAAGCTCATACTTTTCTTCAACATGTACACATTAACCATGCCACAAGAAAAACATTGCTATCATGATCTTCCTAAATACTGCAATGCCTTCTGCAGTACAACACAAAATACTGGCGGAAATAGTCACAAATCAggcaaaggaaaaaaacatgactaaaAAGTCTTaactcataaataaatattcccATGTAGTTATGTCAAATAAATATACACCAATCTCAAGTGAGGGCTGTTTACTGTCAGAAATCTGGAGATACAGGAGCAACAAaagtctgacaaaaaaaaaaatcacattgaaAAATCTCATATTATGTGCATAAAACGTAGTTTGTTGTTGCAAACTTGGTCCAGTTAAAGCTTTCACAGTCTAAACCAAGCATGAAGCGCTGCCTTAACAACAGATGCACATTTATAGTGCAGTTTGACTTGCACAGAAGGAACAGAGAAGGAAAGTTAAGTGCCACGGAAGTGTTGTTGCATGAAGACCAAGACACTGCTCTCACCTGGCCAGCATGAGGTTGGCACTGGGGTTGTTGGTTCCGGGGCCTGTCGGACTCCATTTGATGGTGTAGATTTCTTTACTGTGAGCCTGGAGGTCGTGGACACACGACTCCTGCTTCATGCTCCAAATCTAAACGCAATAATGGAACAATAAGGTCTCGTTTCTCGTCTGATTTGAGTCTCAATAGAAGGACACAGACCTTGAGTGTCATGTCATCGGAGCAGGACGCGAGCAGGCTGCCAGTTGGATCCCACTTGATGGCGTTAACCTCATTCTGCGGGACAAGATGAagacaaaatcatttttatgttggtagTGTATAAAACATAAGACAAGTGGCTGCAGTGAAGCTAATATTCAGGACAATATTTAGATTCAACTTCACACCTAACAAGAATTGCCAGCTCAGCTTCCGCATGTGATCGTGTGAAGTCACACATTTGTGAATCCATCGCAgcttgaaatatttaaaaatcttCACAATGCCACTGTAGGTTCAGAGTTCTTGCTGCTTTTCCATTTTACTCTATGAAAAGAGTACAGCGGAGGCCGTTACCAAAAGGTCAGCATGAAAATAACCTTCCCtctttaaagaaaagaaaaacttttgCTTCAATTTAAGGTGAGAGACGTCTTTGTTCCATTTTGGCTCTAAATTTAGCCTCAAGTTGACTCCCAGGTTGCCCCCCCCGCTGAGATGAGCAGGTAAAATCCCCGTCCAAGAGAGAGTACAGATACAAGGACAaccaataacagaaaaaaaatgacttcagacTTCATTTCATAATCAAAAAGCATGTCTATTTTAGAAAACATTGGCCGGTGATAAAAGACACCGACTCCACTTCCCTGTGAAGCATTTATAAGAAAGTGTCTAAAATTACCGTGTGTCCCTGGAAGGTCTTGACCGGTCTGTCCTGGCCCAGTTTACACACATGGATGCACATGTCCGTGCTGCAGGACGCAAACGTGTTGTTGCTCTGCCAGTCGACGTCCAGCGCAGGAGCTGGGAGGCAGCACGGGGCAAAACATTTACATCTCATCCGTTTACTTTTTACTGGTCCTAGTCCAGTGCATGCATGTCTTTAAAAGGACAACAGCATGGACACACAACAAATATAGTACGTTATTCAAGGACAGGAAAGCAATGTCAGCAATGTTTGTGTGATGCACTTTGTATCATAAGTCTGTACACGCGTGTAGAGTGTACATTAAACAAACACTGGATATAAGAACTCTAGTACGAGCACTTGTATAGACGACTTACCCGAATGAAAAGGAAACTGTTGCTTTGCTTCTCCCGTGTGGGCATCCCATATAATTGTGGTCTGTGTGAATCATAAGAACTCTATTATTTATACTAATGGATCTCAACCTCTGCCACAGAATCAATACAAACACTGCATCAAATATTAATACTTATAActttctcaacaacaacaacacagctcAACCTTAACATTTAAACGTGCCAtctatatacatgtatatattaggagtgggattcaattaaaataatCAAGTTAATGTGAAAATTTGAGatcaattaatcgcactttcATGGTTTAAGAATAATTGCCACAAGAAGccgcatttttcaatttgaatgaatttggcctattactgaatcaaatgacccataaaaacatttaaccaacaaaatgttgtttattttgcatcagtttgacaatagcacaataaatcacgatggtggctatattcaagtttatatatcaccttatttaaactaaagctcttttaatgtcttgaaaatatttgtataagaatttaaatttgtataagaatttcaagtccattcagagtagtggaaaccctggccattgtgtagtgaaaaacacccctgaacaaaagcaaacggatgcttttgtttgcttttgttcagggattcctccatgtttgttgttatgcttgttgttatcatcctagctgccacgtgtcttgtgcatcagtgtgagatatgtgtgtgtgtatatatatatatatatatatatatatatatacatatatatatatatatatatatgaatttcatgaattatgtaaaaaaatatttacagaattcaTAGTCTCAAAATAATAGTGGAATAGTATCAATAATAGTGTCAATAACGATCAATAATCCGTCACAGGTAAGGCGGGAACTTTTCTGAATGTGAAATATGTTCTCCCAAATAGCATATAGAAACATGGAAATCCAAATGCACACACCTTGTCAACTCCAGCGCTGAGGATAAAGTTTCCTTTCTTATTCCACTTAAGTGCAAAAATAGGACCCTTGTGTTGGCCCAGCGTACTGGCCAAGTTACCTGAGTGAACACAAACATATCGAATGGGTAAAATAAAACGATTGGCAAACATTTGGTGTCACGAAGGCCTGAATAACTCACCATCTTTTGTCCATATTCTAGCGAAGCCGTCATACGAGCCTGTTGCTAGCAGAGAACCCTCACTCTGTAAATGAGAACATTAGATCAATAAAGAACCAAGTTATTTTAAACTATAGTGCAGGGGGAACAAACCAGTTGTAGTAGGCATTAAAATCAAATTAGATTTTTCCTGTTAGCATTGCCACACCATAATAACAATAGGAAATAAACTAggaactataggaaaagcacttttTCAATAACATTGAGACTTGATTTTTCtagactgaaataaaaacctATACAACCAGAGGTCAAAAGGTGAACTGAAAAAGGACCAACACGCCGTGTGTGCCATGGtgtcacattaaaaacaactttcaCACCAAAAGGGACCGACACACTTACATTCCAGTCTAGTgaggtgacgtctttgttgctTGGTACGTCCTGTCCTCCTTCTCGTATGCAGTGCCTCAGGACCAGTTGAGTTGAACTACTTGTGCTATTCTCACTCAGGTTCCAAATACGAGCTGTAGAGTCCCCGGAGCTGCCAGAGAGAACAGAATGAGAGAACATTAGACTAAACAATAATAGAAAAGCCCAATTTGGAAGATTTTGATTTATGCCTGTCACGTCACAAAAAAAGAACCATATCGAATTACAGAAGGCAAATCATGGAAGTCCAAAAAAATCCCTTTTATACACCCCCCCAAATTCTCAATATGCTGACAACGAATATCCACTATTTCGGATAGATTGCCATGCATTTTATCCCATATCTGTATTTGAAAATAGATCAGGCCTCTGTTGACATTAAGCAATGGGTTGTAGGAAGTTACAAGCATCTGTGATCAGACAAAAATGGTCACAGGAAAACTGGATTTATTTCGTGGTTCCACCAAGTGTCTCTCACTTTCCTCAGTGCTTTTACCACATGAGTGATTTGCATTCACTTCTGGGCAGGCTTTGATATAACAGAATTGGGAACCAGCAGGTGTAAATTCCATCGATATGGGACTTGTTACGAACAACAGTATCTAAACCTAAATTTCAccttatgaataaatatatactcAATGGAAGCCTACATGACTTCACCTTCTGTGCTTAAGCTTTTAGTCACGCACATTGACCACAGAAGTGCTGCGGTTGCACAAACACGGAACATATTTTCTTCACTAGATTTTATCCCTAACCAGGACACCAGGGTCGTGCTTCAAGTCAAATATCAGAATGGTGCTAATGTGACACCATCAATttgcaaatacattttctttaacAGCACTACTTAGTAATGCAAGGGTTATTACAATACAGCTAAAGCAGTTGTCTCCCTTCATCATTCGTGAGATCCAAAACAGATGTGTGGTTGACTGTAACACGATACTGACCCTGAAGCCAGGAGGTCATTAACAGGATTCCAGGCACAGATAAAAACTTCAGATTCATGGCCCCTGAGTACCATGGCTTTATTCTGGGGAATCTCCACGTCGCGGTCCACCTCCATCATCTCTGAGTGGTGATCTACGGCGGGAAGGGCAAGAGAAACAGAGCAGAGTAGTTCATGTCATATGAATGGAACTCTCATTGTTCTTAAGACTTGCGGCCTTCAGGGCGTATTTGCCCATTTCTGGGCAAacttggatgttttttttaaaccatcttCCAAGTTGCATTTAATTAAACGGTTACCATTAAAACCATTTACATGAGGCAGGTCAGGAATCTCATTCACAAGCCAATTCCAATGCAGagtcacatttgtttcacacAAGCAGAGGATTGCTTACTAGCCAAAGCATGAGGACCGTTTTCCTCGCCGTTGGCAGCGCCCTCGCCATTCTTGGTGCCTCCCTGAGGCCCTGAGCTGCTGCCACTGCCTGCCgccgcctgctgctgctgctgggccagCTTGTCCCTGTATGCCTGTTGCCTGGTCTGGACCACATCTGGCATCACAGCATCGATGAGAGACAGCGACTCGATTGGCCGGCCGTCAAATAAGGTCCCGTCCTGGAGACGCAACAGACagttgaaaatattgataaattccATCATTAACAAAATcgaaaagaatttaaaaaatgatgcattTCACAGCAACGCCTTTTTGGTGTTTAAGGTGCATGTAAGCAGCTGATTTAAAGCAGTTCAATCGGTtgtgagaatttttttttctcaaaccaGAAAATGCTGGAGCAGCTTTGTTTCATGAGAAAATGCTGTCATTATTATTTGCATAATAAGATTTTAAAGTCAGCATTTTCAGCGGTGACTGACCTCATTGATGCTGACTTCAGCCTCCACGTACTGCAAGCCTTTTTGGATGACGGAGATGAGGGCAGCAGGGGGCACCAGGGCTCCATTAATGTTGGACTGACTAATGTGGCTCTCTATGCCAAAGGTGAATGCAGAGTGAGAGAACCCTAGAGGGGGAATAATAGGAGGCAAGTTTAATTACACACAACAGAAGAGTGCGTGAGGACGAATTATAAATGGTATCTGGTGGAATATACAATAAGCCGAGGCAAAGGTTGTGTTCGAGGAAGTTTTGATGTGAACCTTACCTGACTCCTGAAGATATCTGTAAACCAGGAAATTAACCTCATCGCTACTTATGCTCATTTTTAGTCCTGGTGATTAAACCATTTGGTCAACACACGATAGGAACCTgagggagaaacaaaaaaagctttATTAACTATTAACATCGAAAGGACGGAAGGAAGTAAAACGTGTATATCCCTATTACATCATATTCGAAGGTAGGTGTGAATTGCGTTCATATTACCATGACAGCATATGCTAGTAGTATAAATTCTAATAGCTTAGAGCTTTAAAATAAAGTTCAGTGAAGCTGCACCCAGGCCAGGGCACGCTTGTTTGCGTACTTGCACGTGTCAAACTAGACAGCCAACGACAAGCGCTCACTAGACCACATCAACAAACCGGTGACACAGTCTCACTAGAGTAAAGGTGAGACAATATTGATTTGAAATAGATGCAGACTTGGAGAAcacttaaatgtaaatgtgtaaaAATATTGAGGGGGAAAATAGCAAACAGCAATTCTATTTTCAGAACAGAAAttgtcatgaaaataaacaaaatacatgacacCTGTAAAGAGTAAAACTTGAGTCATGGTCATTTCCTGCTGGAACAGAGCTTCTGCTGACAATGTATTTTGTATATCTTGATCACTCAGCCTTTACTATATCTTCAGTAATCTGTTGGGTAAGTTTGGCAACCAAACTTACCCAACAGGCTACTAGGCAAAACTATTTCCATCGTTGGTCCAAAACAAACTGATGTAATGGTTTCGAAACAGGAAAATCAGGTGACCCCATTTCAAATACAAATCAAAACAATGCACCAACTTCAGAGATCGTATGCCACTTCCAGACGGCACCATGCTTTTTACTATTAAAAAACCAGTGCGTACTGGAAGTCACgcaacaatgtacaaaaaattGAACAAAAATTAACTAAATTAACTAACTCCCAAAGATCAATCCAAATGGACCATAAATCATTATTCATTTtaagttttattaaaaaaaagaaaagacacctTACCCATGTGATGAAAGTTTCAGATATACATCACTGATTTTGTTATCCCACACAAGAACTCCCTGAAATCAAAGaagagaacaaaacagaaataatttTAAAAGGCACACTTGGTCACATACAATGACATTTGAATGAATATCTCACAATTCCAAGTATATCTTTTCAATTCTGAACACGGTTCAAATCAGCAAAATTAAAAGAGGATTCACATAAAACTGCAGTAGAAAAGAACTGCAATGATGGTTGTTTATTTAATACTATAGCTGAGACAGATTACATGATGATCATAAACACTGCGGTTTTGGCACGAGCATGTGCTTCATTTCGCAATTTCATTTGTTCTTAGAAAGAcgttacaaaaaacaaacaaacctttaGACATTGCCAGGGATGTGGCTGAATTTGTGTTCTgtctgaataataaaaaaaaacccaccactTACGAGTCAAACCATATTTGTTTCAACAGCTGGATAACAGTATAAtagacaaaacaaatgaattgttttgtttaatgCCTTGGAGGCAGACGGTAAAAGTGTGATAGCCTTTTGCAGAGGAACATTGGTTGTTTTCAGAGCATGTATATTACTAAATGGGtggaataaaggcagtctagtcTAAAATAGTGTCAGGGTTTGTGATAGTGATCTTGGCTGGCAAGGAAAATAGGCATGAAGGCTCCAAACTATATCAAGACTGGAATACTTGCACTATGATACGCTGCTTAGATTCAAACACTAGATGACTGAACCCACTTTCGGAATCAAAAAATGCCAGCAACATTCCTGAAAACGTGTGATAAAGGTGTTAGCCACCAAGTTTGGTAGTTCTTAGAAAACTGCCCATCCCCCAACGCCGGTGAATGAGAGGGACTACAGTTAGTAGCCCACATGTTGTTTTAACAGTAAGTCACCGCCTACCACTTAAATGGTTTATAACCGCTTTAGTATGTAGAACACACACCACACGTACAAAAACTACATAAGTCGCAATAAGTTTCCGGTCAGatgagtgaacaaaaaaaactatttcaaaGTCATGTGTTACTGCTGGGCACCATCTTTGTGTTAAGTAGTTTAACACGCATCACTGAGCATTTCAAAGCCATCACTGTTTAATACGATCGTTTCAGGGCAACAATGTTCTGATAACTAACCTATTTAAGGTACACGGAGAAGCATTAGCCGTCACCACACATGTCACTCAGGCAAGGCGGTCTCAAGTTAAAACCATTTGGTGCGGGTCGGAAACATTTAGTAGCAAAGTTGCACACTGTatcgctttaaaaaaaagtcaacacttATGAGCACAAATTCCCACCAcgtattatttttatgtatttataacGACAGACCAGCTTTAAACCTGTTAGCAGCCTGGCTAACATTAGCATGCTACGCTAATGACAGTGTTGTCATAATCTCATACCTACTCGAGACAAACCTTTCAAATGGGTTTTTTTGTTCCAAATCGTCTCTGGTGAAATCAGACCATGATGCCTGTTCAATCGGGGAGAATGCTGGATCGATTAAAAGCCCAATAATAGCTTTCGTTAGGTTACAATATTAGAGTGTAGCCAGGCGGTAAGAAGCCAGCAACGGCTTCAGACGTTCTGCACAGTGGGGG includes:
- the LOC128770017 gene encoding F-box-like/WD repeat-containing protein TBL1XR1, whose translation is MSISSDEVNFLVYRYLQESGFSHSAFTFGIESHISQSNINGALVPPAALISVIQKGLQYVEAEVSINEDGTLFDGRPIESLSLIDAVMPDVVQTRQQAYRDKLAQQQQQAAAGSGSSSGPQGGTKNGEGAANGEENGPHALANHHSEMMEVDRDVEIPQNKAMVLRGHESEVFICAWNPVNDLLASGSGDSTARIWNLSENSTSSSTQLVLRHCIREGGQDVPSNKDVTSLDWNSEGSLLATGSYDGFARIWTKDGNLASTLGQHKGPIFALKWNKKGNFILSAGVDKTTIIWDAHTGEAKQQFPFHSAPALDVDWQSNNTFASCSTDMCIHVCKLGQDRPVKTFQGHTNEVNAIKWDPTGSLLASCSDDMTLKIWSMKQESCVHDLQAHSKEIYTIKWSPTGPGTNNPSANLMLASASFDSTVRLWDVERGVCIHTLTRHQEPVYSVAFSPDGRHLASGSFDKCVHIWNTQTGALVHSYRGTGGIFEVCWNATGDKVGASASDGSVCVLDLRK